Part of the Thermodesulfobacteriota bacterium genome, TCGAAGACCTTTTACACGAAGGTCAAGATATAATAGTCCAGGCATCCAAAGAGCCTTTAGGGACCAAGGGGGCCCGGCTGACTTCCTATGTTACCTTGGCCGGCCGTAATTTAGTGCTCATGCCCATGACCGAGCATGTCGGCGTATCCCGTCGTATCGAAGACGAGGAGGAGCGAAAACGCCTCAAAGACATCATTGAGGCCGTTAATCCGGCTGGCGTCGGTTTTATAGCCCGTACAGCCAGCGAGGGTGTGGATGTCGCCAAGCTACAGGTCGAGATGGATTTTCTAATTAGAATGTGGGGTAATCTTCAGAAAAGGACCGCTTCCGCATCGGTTCCCTCGCTCATATACGAAGATCTGGATATTACCCTGAGGGCCGCACGTGATCTCTTCGCAAAGGAAGTAGATCGCTTGATTATTGATTCACCGGAAGAGCACCAGAGAGTGCTTACTTTCATGGAAACATTTGCTTCCCATCTGAAACCCTCTATAGAGCTTTATACAAACATCACGCCCATCTTCGATGCCTATGGTATTGAAGTAGAAATGGCCCGGGCACTGGAAAAAAAGGTCTGGCTGAAATCCGGCGGTTATATAGTAATCGAAATGACGGAGGCCCTGACGGCTATCGACATTAACACCGGACGTTTTGTGGGAAAAAGAAACCTGGAAGAAACCATCCTCAAAACCAATCTGGAGGCAGTAAAAGAGGTTGCCTATCAGCTGCGACTGCGTAATATAGGAGGCTTAATCATCATCGATTTTATTGATATGAAAAGGGAAAAGCATCGTGAAGAGGTCTTTAATGCCCTGCGTGAAGCCCTCCGCAAAGACAAAAGCAAGACCACTATATTGAAAATGTCCGAGTTAGGATTGATTGAAATGACACGCAAAAGGACACGGGAAAGCCTGGGCCGGCTTCTTTGTGAACCTTGCTTCTACTGTGACGGCGAGGGATTTCTGAAATCAAGACGAACTATCTGTTATGAGATATTCAGAAAGATTGAAAGAGAATCCGCTGATGTAATAGCCCCGGGTGTCACTATCTCCGTTCATCCGGATATAAGTGAGATGTTTCTAAACGAAGAAGCGAGACAGATCGAACTTCTTGAGCGGAAAATAAAGAAACAAATTACTATTCAGTCCCACTCAGACCTGCATCTGGAGCAATACAAGATATCTTATAGTTAGTGCTCATCCGGAAACTATCGTTTCCGTCTTCACGCTTTCAGAGATCCGCTGTCAGCCGTCAGCATGTTTGTTATCCGTTAACCGTTGTCCGACATTTTCTTTCGGTAAACGGTCAACAGTGAACGGTGGACCGGCTTCATGCCGATAGCTGAGTGCTGACTGCTCCATCCAGAAAACCTAGGTTTTCTGGATGGAAAATATTTAGGATATCTTAAATTTCTCCTTCAACCGGCGGCAAGCCACATCCGGGACTAACCCTTCTACTGATCCCCCCAAGCTTGCTACTTCCCTGATCATGGTAGAGCTGATAAAGATCCAGCGGAACCCGGTCATGAGAAAGACAGTTTCAATATTACGGTTGAGCCGGCGATTCATCAGGGCCATCTGAAATTCATAATCGAAATCCGAGACAGCCCGCAGCCCGCGCACAATAACATTGGCCTGACAGTTGGCTACATAATCTACGAGGAGACCGGTAAAGGTATCGATCTCTATCCGTGGATTTTCATTAATAGTCTCCCGGATTATCTCCACGCGTTCTTCAATTGTAAAGAGGGGCTTTTTAGTCGGGTTTACGGCTACGGCAATAATAACCCGGTCAAACATATTGAGTGCCCGGTTGACTACATCAATGTGACCGTTAGTTATAGGATCAAACGTCCCGGGATAGACGGCAACGACCTCTCCCACGATTCTATGCTTACCCACCTGCTTCCCCCCGTCCACATCAAAAGATTAACCACAGAGTACACAGGGCGGCATAGCCGCAACCAAAGAAGTTCACGGTTCCGAGTTCCACGTTCACGGTTTTTTAACCCTGAACTTTGAACCGTGAACTTTAAACTTTGCACTTTGAACTTATTAATACCCTAAATCATTTCTCTGTGTTCTCTGTGGTAATTTTTTTTCCTTCTTTCTCAAAAAAATAGACCGCAGTTCGGCCATAAACTCTTTTTTCATCCTGTATCTGAAAACCGGCAGGGGAAGATAAAACCTCTGCCTTATCGCATTCCACCACCACTACCCCATCCGGTTTCATTAAATTACCCCGGGCCAGCAACTCCAGCGTTTTCCGGGCCATGCCTTGGCCGTAAGGAGGGTCCATAAAGATTACATCAAAAAGGAGTCCGGGCTTTTCCAGAAATCCCAGGCCATGTAGCGGATTTTTCTGGAAGACTCGTCCTTTTTCGGAAAAACCGCAGAGCAAGAGATTCTTTTTGATGGTCTCAATGGCATAGGGATGGTGGTCAATAAAAACTGCCTCTGACGCCCCGCGGCTTAAGGCTTCAACACCCAAGGCACCCGTACCGGCAAAGAGGTCCAACACCCGGGCTTCATCCCAGTCCTGGTTCAGGATATTAAAAATAGCCTGCCGAATCTTGTCGCTGGTAGGCCGGATCCCTTTTCCTTTTATCGGCGCTAGGTTCCGTCCTTTAGCCGTACCGGCAATAATACGCAATTATGCCTCTTCATGGGTAGTGTCCGTTTGATACCGTCACTGGTCATCAGTCATTGGTTGAGTTTGGAAGATTGAGCTCTTTTACCAGTGACAAATGACGTTCACTATAAAAACGGACCACGGACACTACTTCTTTATGAAAGCCCTTCGATGACTATGGAGGCCGTACCTACCGCCCGGAATGCGGTTATAAGCTCTTTGGCCTCTTCGTAAGCCATATCTTCGATCATCTTCTTATTTTCGGACGGTATATTATCTATCTTTTGTTTAAATGGCTTGGTGGCCATCTTTATATCTTTGTTATTCTCTCTGGCCCAGGCCCTCATTTCCTCCATTAGACCGGCTGGCAGTCCTTTATGGGCAACATTCTGCCACTGGGTGCCCACGTTGCCCTTGCGAATACCATAATCAGCAAAACGGCCCATCAGATGCAGCGGAGTGCCGGTAATCCCATGCTGAGCAATTACTACCCCGTCCCCTTTAACGGCCTCGTAGATATGACCGGTGCGCTCCAGATCGATAAATATCTTCTCTCCTTCCAGATAATTACCATGCTTGGAGCCATTGTTAATAGCCAGCATATCCGGGCGCACACCAGTGGCCTTAAGGCCGGAAATAAAGGCTACGGCCTCTTCCATCGTGGTCAACATGGCCTCCTGGCCGGCAGACTTTATCTCCCCCACCTCCACCTCAAGACCGATACCCTGGTCAATAATGGGCCGGGCCAGTTCGGCAGTAATACGGATGTTATCCGGCAATTCATTAAAAGAGGCATCTACAGCAAATGAGGTGTATCCGGCGGCCAGTTCTGCTGCAATGAGCCGGCGGGCCGATTCGATCTCTTTATCCGAGGTGTTTTTGACGGTGATATGGTCGCCATGGATGAAAAAAGGCCGGGTAAAATTTCTCTCTTCTGCATAGCCGGTAACCGTAGTAAAATAGGTCTCAGGGTCCTGACCGGTATAACCGCCGTCTATATGGCCCTCGCTCTTGGCCAGCTCAAAAGCCACCACAGCGTCCAACTCTTCGGCCGCCCGCATAATCCCGGGGATGACATGTTTGATGCGCGTGTTACAGGCCATAACAATAGCCTTTTTATCTTTAAGCACCCTTAAGATGTCCTTAGAGTTTAACAGGCATACCTTGTTTCCCTTGCCAAGTCTCCCGATCACATAAGATGGCCTTTGGGCCAAAACTTTGTCCGCAGCTGGAAGTGCCATAACCATGCCTCCTTTGGCGCTCTAGGGGTACTAACTAAAACTTATCCGGCGACTTAAGATCAGTCCCTCCTACAAATATTTTTCAATCAATATCTCCGCTATCTGCACTGCATTTGTAGCTGCCCCCTTACGGATGTTATCAGCGACAACCCACATATTAATTCCATTGGCAATCGACTCGTCCTCGCGAATCCGGCCTACAAAGGTCTCATCACGCCCGGCAGCATATATAGCTAAAGGATACAGATTTTGGGCAGGATCGTCAATTACTACTACACCAGGGGTTTTTTTCAGAAGCTCTTTGACGTTGTCCGCCGTGATCTTTTTTTCCGTCTCGATATTTACAGACTCTGAATGTCCCCAGAAGACAGGCACGCGGACTGTAGTGGCCGTCACCCGGATGGAATCATCACCTATGATCTTTCTGGTCTCGTTGACCATCTTCATTTCTTCTTTGGTATAGCCATTGGGCAGGAAAGAGTCGATATGCGGAAGACAGTTAAAGGCGATCTGGTGCGGATATACCGACCGGGGCATTTCCTTTCCGGCTACATAAGCGCGCACTTGTTCTTCCAGCTCCGCAATAGCCTTCTGCCCGGTCCCGGATACCGCCTGGTAGGTTGACACTACGATACGTTTAATCCCGGCTACATCATGGATTGGCTTAAGGGCCACCACCATCTGGATGGTCGAACAATTTGGATTGGCAATAATGCCTTTTTTCGTGTACAGGCCAACATCACCGGGATTGACCTCCGGTACCACCAGGGGAACATCCGGGTCCATGCGAAAGGCGCTTGAGTTATCCACCACCACCGCCCCGGATGCCGCAGCCGCCGGGGCAAATTCTAAACTCCGTGCCGCCCCTGCGGAAAATAGGGCGATATCTATCCCTTTAAAGGAATCCCTGGTCAACCGGTCCACCGGTACCTTATGCCCCTGAAAGGTCAACTCCTTACCTACAGACCGTTCTGAGGCCAGGAGACGAACTTCATCCACTGGGAATTTTCTCTCCTCCAGCACCTTAATCATACACTGACCAACCGCCCCGGTGGCCCCGGCCACCGCTACGTTGTATTTAGCCTTTTTGCCCATGGTCGTCACTCCTTTTGCAATAATTCTAAGCGATCAGCTTTCAGTAAAAACAAAAAAGTCTCCATAGTTAATTAGTAACACTTTAGGTGTTTGAAACAGTCCTACATTCAGAAAAGGCTATTAATCTGGAACTCAGAAAATCAGGAAAAGATAAACCCTCTTTATTTGGGTTTGTACTTCCCTGAGTTCCTGATTTCCAGATTTGATATGTTTCTTTGCACTTTTTATCATCCATTTTCAAAACGCTAACTTGTTGCGATAATTATTGTTTTTTATCTTGCGGATCGCTGACGGCTGAGGGCTAAACGCTTTTACGGCTTCGGCAAGGCCGACACAACCAGATCGCCCACCTCGGTAGTAGTATAACCCATCTTGCCGGCAGCCAGGCTCTTCAGCCTTGTCACGATCTCCTTAATGCCAATTTCTATAGCCCGCGCTGCCTTCTCTTCGCCCAGATTATCCACCATCATCTGCCCGGCCGCTATAGCCGCCAATGGATTAATGACATTCTTCCCGGTGTATTTGGGCGCTGAGCCGCCGATAGGCTCAAACATGGATACACCGCCGGGATTTATGTTTCCGCCTGCGGCAATGCCCATGCCGCCCTGGATCATGGCCCCCAGATCAGTAATTATATCACCAAACATATTATCAGTTACAATGACATCAAACCATTCCGGGTTCTTGACCATCCACATACAGATAGCATCTACATGGGCATAATCCGTTTGAATATCCGGATATTCTTTAGCTACCTCATGGAAGGTCCGCTCCCATAGATCGAAGGCAAAAGTAAGCACGTTTGTCTTGCCGCACAGGGTCAATTTGCGGCGCTTGTTGCGATGCCGGCAAGAGTCAAAGGCAAAGCGGATGCAGCGTTCTACGCCCTTCCTGGTATTTATGGACTCCTGTACGGCCACCTCATCCGGCGTCCCCTTTCTCAGCACCCCGCCGGCGCCGGCATAAAGCCCTTCCGTATTTTCGCGCACCACCAGGAAATCAATATCCTCCGGTCTTTTATCTTTAAGGGGCGTATCCACCCCCGGATAGAGGATAACCG contains:
- a CDS encoding Rne/Rng family ribonuclease, with the protein product MPAELIINASPYETRVALLEGGLVVEFYVERSLEKSIIGNIYKGRVTRVLPGMQAAFVDIGLERTAFIHAADIYNQVTEYEMMMLSRDTESETAGELPEKDTEYHPPASLNIEDLLHEGQDIIVQASKEPLGTKGARLTSYVTLAGRNLVLMPMTEHVGVSRRIEDEEERKRLKDIIEAVNPAGVGFIARTASEGVDVAKLQVEMDFLIRMWGNLQKRTASASVPSLIYEDLDITLRAARDLFAKEVDRLIIDSPEEHQRVLTFMETFASHLKPSIELYTNITPIFDAYGIEVEMARALEKKVWLKSGGYIVIEMTEALTAIDINTGRFVGKRNLEETILKTNLEAVKEVAYQLRLRNIGGLIIIDFIDMKREKHREEVFNALREALRKDKSKTTILKMSELGLIEMTRKRTRESLGRLLCEPCFYCDGEGFLKSRRTICYEIFRKIERESADVIAPGVTISVHPDISEMFLNEEARQIELLERKIKKQITIQSHSDLHLEQYKISYS
- the coaD gene encoding pantetheine-phosphate adenylyltransferase, which gives rise to MGKHRIVGEVVAVYPGTFDPITNGHIDVVNRALNMFDRVIIAVAVNPTKKPLFTIEERVEIIRETINENPRIEIDTFTGLLVDYVANCQANVIVRGLRAVSDFDYEFQMALMNRRLNRNIETVFLMTGFRWIFISSTMIREVASLGGSVEGLVPDVACRRLKEKFKIS
- the rsmD gene encoding 16S rRNA (guanine(966)-N(2))-methyltransferase RsmD; protein product: MRIIAGTAKGRNLAPIKGKGIRPTSDKIRQAIFNILNQDWDEARVLDLFAGTGALGVEALSRGASEAVFIDHHPYAIETIKKNLLLCGFSEKGRVFQKNPLHGLGFLEKPGLLFDVIFMDPPYGQGMARKTLELLARGNLMKPDGVVVVECDKAEVLSSPAGFQIQDEKRVYGRTAVYFFEKEGKKITTENTEK
- a CDS encoding class II fructose-bisphosphate aldolase gives rise to the protein MALPAADKVLAQRPSYVIGRLGKGNKVCLLNSKDILRVLKDKKAIVMACNTRIKHVIPGIMRAAEELDAVVAFELAKSEGHIDGGYTGQDPETYFTTVTGYAEERNFTRPFFIHGDHITVKNTSDKEIESARRLIAAELAAGYTSFAVDASFNELPDNIRITAELARPIIDQGIGLEVEVGEIKSAGQEAMLTTMEEAVAFISGLKATGVRPDMLAINNGSKHGNYLEGEKIFIDLERTGHIYEAVKGDGVVIAQHGITGTPLHLMGRFADYGIRKGNVGTQWQNVAHKGLPAGLMEEMRAWARENNKDIKMATKPFKQKIDNIPSENKKMIEDMAYEEAKELITAFRAVGTASIVIEGLS
- a CDS encoding aspartate-semialdehyde dehydrogenase; the encoded protein is MGKKAKYNVAVAGATGAVGQCMIKVLEERKFPVDEVRLLASERSVGKELTFQGHKVPVDRLTRDSFKGIDIALFSAGAARSLEFAPAAAASGAVVVDNSSAFRMDPDVPLVVPEVNPGDVGLYTKKGIIANPNCSTIQMVVALKPIHDVAGIKRIVVSTYQAVSGTGQKAIAELEEQVRAYVAGKEMPRSVYPHQIAFNCLPHIDSFLPNGYTKEEMKMVNETRKIIGDDSIRVTATTVRVPVFWGHSESVNIETEKKITADNVKELLKKTPGVVVIDDPAQNLYPLAIYAAGRDETFVGRIREDESIANGINMWVVADNIRKGAATNAVQIAEILIEKYL
- a CDS encoding 3-isopropylmalate dehydrogenase, whose translation is MGTRNYNIAIIPGDGTGPEVVAQGIKVLKAAGDLYGMAFHFTEFDFGGERYLRTGETLPDTAIEELKGFQAIYLGAIGHPGVKPGILEKGILLKLRFALDQYINLRPVILYPGVDTPLKDKRPEDIDFLVVRENTEGLYAGAGGVLRKGTPDEVAVQESINTRKGVERCIRFAFDSCRHRNKRRKLTLCGKTNVLTFAFDLWERTFHEVAKEYPDIQTDYAHVDAICMWMVKNPEWFDVIVTDNMFGDIITDLGAMIQGGMGIAAGGNINPGGVSMFEPIGGSAPKYTGKNVINPLAAIAAGQMMVDNLGEEKAARAIEIGIKEIVTRLKSLAAGKMGYTTTEVGDLVVSALPKP